In the Armatimonas rosea genome, ACTGCCGGCTCCGAGGTGCACGGTGGGGGCGATATGCGCCGTGGGGTCGACCTGGACATTCTCCATCGCCCAGTAGCCCAGCGCGGTCCACTCCCCGGCGACCTCGACCGCGATATCCCGGGACAGGATGGCCTGGGTGGCCTGGCGGTACTGCTCGGGGCGGCCGATATCCAGCCAGAATCCGCGCCGTGCGACCGCAAAGATCGGCTTGCCATCGGCGAGGAACTGCGGGTAGGTCTCGCGCTCGATGGAGACCGGGCGGCCCGTGGGGATGGCATCGAGCGCCTCGGGCTCCATGATGTAGATTCCGGCGTTGATGTAGTCCACCCCCGTGGTCTCGATATGGGGGTTGGTCGCCAGCGCCTTTTTCTGCGCCTCGCTGGGCTCGCGGAACTCCCGCACCCGGCCGTCGTCATCGGTGACAATCACGCCGTAGGGGGAGGGGGAGGGGACATCTTTGAGGGTGAGGGTGACCAGGGCGTTCTTGCTCTGGTGGAAGGCGATGATCGACGAGAGATCAAAATCGGTGAGGATATCGCCGTTGAGCACGACAAGGGTCTCCCGGCCCGCGACGGTCTGTGCGTTTTTAATGGCACCGGCGGTTCCAAGGGGAGTCTCTTCGTTGACGAACTGCATCTTTACTCCGAAACGTGACCCGTCGCCAAAGTGTGACGCGATCTGCTCGGACATGTAGTTGGTACAGAAGATGATTTCGTCGATACCGTGGCGCTTCAGCAGCGCCACTTGGTACTCCAGAAAAGGCCGGTTGACCACGGGGATCAGGGGCTTGGGGCGGGTGTAGGTCAGGGGGCGCAGGCGGGTGCCGGCTCCTCCTGCGATAATGATACCCTTCATAGTTGCAGCGTCTCTTTCAGATAAGTGCGCAACGCTGCGCCGTACTCGGGATCGTTCATGGCAAATGTGACAAAGGCCTTGAAGTAGGTCTCAAAGCCGCCAATGTCGTGACGTGTCTCTCCTGGCAAAAGTGGCACCGCGCTCCCCGGAACCCCTGCACGAAGCAAGAGCTGGAGGGCATCGGTGAGCTGAACCTCCCCGTTCTTTGCGGGCGGTGTCTTCTCAAGTGTCTCAAAGAGGGTATCGGGCAGGACGTAGCGGGCCGTTACCGCAAAATCACTAGGAGCCTGGTCGGGAGCGGGTTTTTCCACGATATCTTGGATACGAAAGGTGCTCCCCTCGGTTCCCGCTTTCGGTGCGACAACCCCGTACTTGGAGAGGCGCTCACGAGGCACTTGCTGGACGGCTATCGAGATCGGGGAGTCAGTGGCGAGGACGCGGCGGGTGAGGCCTCCCAGCTCTGGCTCCTCAAAGACCGCATCGCCCAGCGCAACTAAGAGGCGGGAGGCGCCGCTTGCAAGAGCACGCGCCTGGAGGATCGCATCCCCGAGGCCGCGCATCTCGGGCTGGAGGGCGTAGCCGAAGCTCTCGCCGAAGTGCTTCCGAAGAAACGCCTCTTTTTGGGGCGAGACCACAAAGACAATGCGCTCTACCCCCGCAGCATGAAGCTCGGCGACAATGCGCTCCAGTGCGAGCGCGCGTCCCACAGGAAGCATTTCCTTAGGAATAGCATCGCTCAGCGGCCTCAGGCGGGTGCCCAGACCGG is a window encoding:
- a CDS encoding nucleotidyltransferase family protein, with translation MKGIIIAGGAGTRLRPLTYTRPKPLIPVVNRPFLEYQVALLKRHGIDEIIFCTNYMSEQIASHFGDGSRFGVKMQFVNEETPLGTAGAIKNAQTVAGRETLVVLNGDILTDFDLSSIIAFHQSKNALVTLTLKDVPSPSPYGVIVTDDDGRVREFREPSEAQKKALATNPHIETTGVDYINAGIYIMEPEALDAIPTGRPVSIERETYPQFLADGKPIFAVARRGFWLDIGRPEQYRQATQAILSRDIAVEVAGEWTALGYWAMENVQVDPTAHIAPTVHLGAGSKIGPGVSLSGKTVIGPGCCIKANATLTDCILQEGVIVGQGAQLSGVILDDGCHVEAETVVTVPSVLASGTVLRKGTRIE
- a CDS encoding sugar phosphate nucleotidyltransferase, with translation MSVVAIVPAAGLGTRLRPLSDAIPKEMLPVGRALALERIVAELHAAGVERIVFVVSPQKEAFLRKHFGESFGYALQPEMRGLGDAILQARALASGASRLLVALGDAVFEEPELGGLTRRVLATDSPISIAVQQVPRERLSKYGVVAPKAGTEGSTFRIQDIVEKPAPDQAPSDFAVTARYVLPDTLFETLEKTPPAKNGEVQLTDALQLLLRAGVPGSAVPLLPGETRHDIGGFETYFKAFVTFAMNDPEYGAALRTYLKETLQL